In the Streptomyces sp. WMMC940 genome, CTGGACCTGGTCGGGCGGCTTCCCGCAGGCCGTCCAGAACCCGACCGCGTTCGCCAACTCCTGCTACAACCTGGTCGAGGACCCGCGCTGGGCCGACGTCTTCGACGGCATCGACCTCGACTGGGAGTACCCGAACGCCTGCGGCCTGTCCTGCGACACCAGCGGCCCCGCCGCCTTCAAGAACATGATGCAGGCCATGCGCACCAAGTTCGGCCCGAACAACCTGGTCACGGCCGCCATCACGGCCGACGCGAGCTCCGGCGGAAAGATCGACAAGACCGACTACGCGGGCGCCGCGCAGTACTCCGACTGGTACAACGTGATGACGTACGACTTCTTCGGCGCCTTCGACGCGGACGGCCCGACCGCCCCGCACTCGCCGCTCACGTCGTACGCCGGCATCCCGCAGCAGGGCTTCACCTCCGCGGAGGCGATCGCCAAACTCAAGGCCCAGGGCGTACCTGCGGGCAAGCTGCTGCTGGGCATCGGCTTCTACGGCCGCGGCTGGACGGGTGTCACCCAGTCCGCGCCGGGCGGTTCGGCCACCGGGCCCGCCCCCGGCACGTACGAGCAGGGCATCGAGGACTACAAGGTCCTCAAGAACAGCTGCCCCGCCAACGGCACCGTCGCCGGGACGGCTTACGCCCACTGCGGCTCCAACTGGTGGAGCTACGACACCCCGGCGACCATCGGCAGCAAGATGAGCTGGGCGAAGAACCAGAGCCTGGGAGGCGCGTTCTTCTGGGAGTTCAGCGGGGACACCGCGAACGGTGAGCTGGTGAGCGCGATCAGCACCGCGCTGGGATAGCCGCAGCGCCCGAACGGGGGTGGTGCTCCGCACCACCCCCGTTTCCCGTACGGCGCGGGGGCGTGGGCTGCTCACCCCGCGCCCCGTCGCTGCCCTACACCGTCACCGGATAGGACAGCAGAAGGCTCACGGCAGCCAGCAGGGCCGCCACGGTGAGCCCGAGCAGCACACGCTGGGCGCGCCCCGCCCGGGCCCGCCCGGCCACCGCGGCGAAGAACAGGACCAGGGCGAACAGCACGGCCGTCAGGACGTAGTTGTCCGATCGCTGATTCGCCTGACGCGCCGTCGCCGACTTCCGTTCCGCCTGGCGAAGGAGGCGGTCGGCCGCCTCGTCGGCGGCGAGTCGGTACTCCGGCATGGCGAACGGCGTCGGTGGCGCCTCGAGGTTCCTCAGAGGACGCTCCGCGAGCCAGGCGGACACGGCCGGCTTGAACTCCTGGCGGAACCTCGCGAAGAGGAAACCGGAGACGCTGTTCGGGTCCGGTGTGTACACACCCTCGGGCCGCTTCGACGGGTCGGCGGCGATCTCCTCGTTGAGCGCGGTGAGCCACTGCGTGAAGGAGATGACGTCGATGGTCAGGAGCTGGCCCGCCTCGGCCGAACGCCGTGAGGACTCTGTGCGCGCCGCGGACGCCTGCGCGTAGGAGTTCGCCTGCACACCACTCCATTTGGCGCTCTGGAACCCGGCCCACGCGGTACCGACCGCGGCCAGCGCGAGGATGACCGTCAGAAGGAGCTCGATCCGGTCCCGTCCGCGCCCCGTTTCCACCGGTTCGTCACCGGCCGGGCCTCCCGTACCGCCGCTTCCCCGACCCGGTCCGCCGTCGTCCGCGCCCTCCTCGGCACGCTCGTCCGCTGTGCTCATGGCGCGAGCCTATGCGTGCCGAGATCGGAAAGTGCCGCGAACCGGACCGCAGTCGTCCGGGCGGGGGCGCCACGAGCCGAGTATCACCCGGATTCCGTAAGGACACCGGCCCGGCCTCAGGCGCAACACCGACTCTCCCCCGGACTCCGTTCCGGGGGAGAGTCCCTCCAACTAGGCCACATTGACTCGTTGGCCGGGAGGTGCCGCCTCCAGCCAGGCCAGGAAGCCGGTCAGCGCGTCCTCGCTCATCGCCAGCTCGAGACGGGTGCCGTGGTGCAGACAGCCGAGGACGACCGCGTCCGACAGCAGCGCCAGCTCCTCCTCGCCCTCGGGCAGACGCCGGGCGACCACCTCGATCGCCGAGCGCTCCAGGGCGCGCCGCGGACGGAGGGCGTAGGAGAAGACCCGGAACCACTCGACCCGGTCGCCGTTGTAGCGGGCCACGCCGTACACCCAGCCCTTGCCCGAGTGGTCGCCGTCCTCCGGCACGTTCCAGCGCAGGCTGCAGTCGAAGGTGCCGCCCGAGCGCTGGATCAGCCTGCGGCGCAGACCGAAGACGAAGAGCCCGATCACCACCAGTGCGACGACCAGTCCGCTCACGAGCAGAGCGAGGAACATCTTCACCGACCTCCTCGCTTCGTCCCGTAGCGGAATACGACCTGCACCTGCATCTGCACCTGCATTGCCTCAGCCGCGACCTGGTCTGGAGAAGTCCAGTCCGGGCCGCGGCTGAGAGTGGTTCATCGGCGGGGTGCGCTCAGCGCACCGCCACCGCGCGCAGCCGAACCTCGGCGCGCCGCTCGGCGGCGGCGTCGTCGTCGGCCTTGGCGCGCTCCAGCGCACGCTCGGCGCGCTGGGCGTCGATCTCGTCCGCCAGCTCGGCGATCTCCGCCAGCAGCGACAGCTTGTTGTCGGCGAACGACATGAAACCGCCGTGCACTGCGGCGACGACCGTTCCCTCGTTCGTACGGATGGTCACCGGGCCCGACTCCAGCACACCGAGCAGCGGCTGGTGACCGGGCATGACGCCGATGTCGCCGGACGTGGTGCGCGCGACGACCAGGTTGGCCTCGCCGGACCAGACCTGGCGGTCGGCGGCGACCAGCTCGACGTGCAGCTCAGCAGCCAAGGGTGGCTCCTCGGGTCACCACCCGGCGGTCATGCCGGGTGTTGGGTCATAAGTCTAATAGGGGCCCGGGCGCCGAAACGCCCGGGGCCGTCCGGGGCCCGCCGCACGGGCGGCTGATTCAGGACCCCGGGAGGGCGTGAGAAGGGGGGCGGGACGGACCCCGCCCCCCGTCACGAGTCACGGGACTCAGGAGACGCCGAGCTCCTTGGCGTTCTTCTTGAGGTCCTCGAGACCACCGCACATGAAGAAGGCCTGCTCCGGGAAGTGGTCGAAGTCGCCGTCGCAGATCGCGTTGAACGCGGCGATCGACTCGTCCAGCGGAACGTCCGAACCGTCCACACCGGTGAACTGCTTCGCCGCGTGGGTGTTCTGGGACAGGAAGCGCTCGACACGACGGGCACGGTGGACGACCAGCTTGTCCTCCTCGCCCAGCTCGTCGATGCCGAGGATCGCGATGATGTCCTGGAGGTCCTTGTACTTCTGCAGGATCCCCTTGACGCGCATGGCGGTCGTGTAGTGGTCCTGCGAGATGTAACGCGGGTCCAGGATGCGGGACGTGGAGTCCAGCGGGTCCACCGCGGGGTAGATGCCCTTCTCGGAGATCGGACGGGAGAGAACCGTCGTCGCGTCGAGGTGGGCGAAGGTGGTCGCCGGCGCCGGGTCGGTCAGGTCGTCCGCGGGGACGTAGATCGCCTGCATCGAGGTGATCGAGTGACCTCGGGTCGAGGTGATGCGCTCCTGGAGGAGGCCCATCTCGTCCGCCAGGTTCGGCTGGTAACCCACCGCGGACGGCATACGGCCGAGCAGGGTGGACACCTCGGAACCCGCCTGGG is a window encoding:
- a CDS encoding DUF2550 domain-containing protein → MFLALLVSGLVVALVVIGLFVFGLRRRLIQRSGGTFDCSLRWNVPEDGDHSGKGWVYGVARYNGDRVEWFRVFSYALRPRRALERSAIEVVARRLPEGEEELALLSDAVVLGCLHHGTRLELAMSEDALTGFLAWLEAAPPGQRVNVA
- a CDS encoding F0F1 ATP synthase subunit epsilon, which encodes MAAELHVELVAADRQVWSGEANLVVARTTSGDIGVMPGHQPLLGVLESGPVTIRTNEGTVVAAVHGGFMSFADNKLSLLAEIAELADEIDAQRAERALERAKADDDAAAERRAEVRLRAVAVR